From a region of the Pecten maximus chromosome 18, xPecMax1.1, whole genome shotgun sequence genome:
- the LOC117316325 gene encoding putative nuclease HARBI1 — MERHQNLENVLLGDSGYPCRPFLLTPFLNPNCPAQRNYNNAHGRTRSVIERTFGRWTRRFHILHSEIRMQPERVVTLIIACAVLHNIAITLEEPIVDGEEDNAVDEVEGDAAYNGAQDGQAVSDHITRAYFTR; from the exons ATGGAAAGACATCAGAATTTGGAAAATGTGTTGTTGGGGGATTCTGGTTACCCGTGCCGACCATTCCTCTTGACACCATTTTTGAATCCAAATTGTCCTGCACAGAGAAATTATAATAATGCGCATGGCAGGACCAGAAGTGTAATTGAAAGGACATTTGGGAGGTGGACGAGACGCTTCCACATCCTTCACTCTGAG ATACGCATGCAGCCAGAACGAGTTGTCACCCTTATCATTGCATGTGCAGTGCTTCACAACATTGCCATTACCTTGGAGGAGCCAATCGTTGATGGGGAGGAAGACAATGCTGTTGATGAGGTAGAGGGTGATGCTGCCTACAATGGAGCGCAGGACGGACAAGCTGTGAGTGACCATATCACTCGTGCCTACTTCACCAGGTAG